A genome region from Deltaproteobacteria bacterium includes the following:
- the hprK gene encoding HPr(Ser) kinase/phosphatase: protein MLKLSDLLTPDEYALDLVRLAGSDAALGQSITSAKVQKTGLHLTGFLEHHHPDRLQLLGKAEISYLDKGGQEENLDRLIGAGILAFVVTSGLPAPDVLQKVCEKHDVPLLCTLHDTTVFVQRISRRLEEALSERTTVHGVLVDVFGIGILLTGKSGIGKSECALDLVLNGHRFIADDVVEIVKVPPTNLIGMASEVLQHHMEIRGLGILNMRELFGISSTRERKKIELVVQLTDWKSEQDYDRLGLDDRFHELMGVKIPMLIIPVTPGRNMTAILEVAARNQMLKYRGIYSAKEFEERLVRKISERRQSRPVTDEDIE, encoded by the coding sequence ATGCTGAAACTGTCCGACCTGCTGACGCCCGACGAGTACGCACTGGATCTGGTGCGGCTTGCAGGTTCAGATGCCGCGCTCGGCCAGAGCATTACCTCCGCCAAGGTGCAGAAGACGGGATTGCACCTGACGGGCTTCCTGGAGCACCACCACCCGGACCGGCTTCAGCTGCTTGGCAAGGCCGAGATCAGCTACCTCGACAAGGGCGGGCAGGAAGAAAACCTGGACCGCCTGATTGGCGCCGGTATTCTCGCCTTTGTCGTTACTTCCGGGCTGCCTGCACCGGATGTGCTCCAGAAAGTGTGTGAGAAGCACGACGTCCCGCTGTTATGCACACTTCACGACACGACGGTTTTTGTCCAGCGCATTTCCCGGCGGCTGGAAGAAGCGCTCTCGGAGAGAACAACCGTGCATGGCGTCCTGGTGGACGTGTTCGGCATCGGTATCCTGCTGACCGGGAAAAGCGGCATCGGAAAAAGCGAATGCGCGCTGGATCTGGTGCTGAATGGTCACCGCTTCATTGCCGACGATGTGGTGGAGATCGTCAAGGTCCCGCCGACGAACCTGATCGGAATGGCCAGCGAGGTGCTTCAGCATCACATGGAAATCCGCGGCCTTGGCATACTGAACATGCGTGAACTATTCGGTATTTCCTCTACCCGCGAGCGGAAAAAGATCGAGCTGGTCGTGCAACTGACAGACTGGAAGTCCGAGCAGGACTATGACCGCCTGGGGCTTGATGACCGGTTCCATGAGCTGATGGGCGTCAAGATTCCGATGCTGATAATTCCCGTCACGCCCGGCCGAAACATGACGGCGATACTGGAGGTCGCTGCCCGCAACCAGATGCTCAAGTACCGGGGCATTTACTCTGCCAAGGAGTTTGAGGAACGGCTGGTGCGGAAGATTTCCGAGCGACGCCAGTCACGGCCGGTGACTGATGAGGACATCGAATAA
- the rapZ gene encoding RNase adapter RapZ, giving the protein MRLVLVTGLSGAGRTTALKAFEDLGWFCIDNLPPALLPGLADLLDRTPKADDRVVVGIDVREGRFWPGLEPALREILRRGSRPEIIFLEAAGDELIKRFGMTRRRPPLAVGSDSVAEGLQKERALLEPLRSQADRVIDTTGFSVHDLRSHIVRQYGGENLDEKSLLAVTIVSFAYRNGIPPDASFIFDVRFLPNPYWIDSLRDRTGLDQSVYDYVLGQPAAAGFVSLLDQLQGVVLPAYAHEGRSQITIAFGCTGGQHRSVVMARWLEKRLSGQGYQVRTRHRDLAGV; this is encoded by the coding sequence ATGCGCTTGGTGCTCGTTACGGGTCTGTCGGGAGCAGGGCGGACCACCGCTCTCAAGGCTTTCGAGGATCTTGGCTGGTTCTGCATTGATAACCTGCCGCCGGCACTCCTTCCCGGACTGGCAGACCTGCTGGATCGCACGCCCAAAGCCGATGACCGGGTGGTTGTCGGCATTGACGTGCGCGAGGGAAGATTCTGGCCCGGCCTTGAGCCCGCGCTCCGGGAGATTCTCCGCCGGGGGTCAAGGCCGGAAATCATCTTCCTTGAGGCTGCCGGAGATGAACTGATCAAACGGTTCGGCATGACCCGCCGGCGGCCACCGCTCGCCGTGGGCTCCGATTCGGTCGCCGAAGGACTCCAGAAGGAACGTGCATTGCTGGAGCCGCTTCGCAGCCAGGCGGACCGGGTGATCGATACGACCGGATTTTCCGTCCATGACCTTCGCTCGCATATCGTCCGCCAGTATGGTGGTGAAAACCTCGACGAAAAGTCACTGCTGGCTGTTACGATTGTATCGTTCGCCTATAGGAACGGAATCCCGCCGGATGCGAGCTTCATCTTTGATGTGCGTTTCCTGCCCAATCCATACTGGATCGATTCGTTGCGGGATCGCACTGGCCTCGATCAGAGTGTCTATGACTACGTGCTGGGCCAGCCGGCTGCTGCGGGGTTTGTATCCCTGCTGGACCAGCTTCAGGGAGTCGTCCTGCCGGCTTATGCACATGAAGGCCGTAGCCAGATTACGATCGCCTTTGGTTGCACGGGGGGCCAGCACCGGAGTGTGGTCATGGCCCGCTGGCTGGAAAAGCGGCTTTCAGGGCAGGGCTACCAGGTCCGGACGAGGCACCGGGATCTGGCGGGAGTATGA
- a CDS encoding PTS sugar transporter subunit IIA, with the protein MIGIVIVTHASLGQALREAVEFIAGKQEQVEVVGQGVSDPPQVSSEQLKAAIKKVDAGEGVLILTDMFGGTPSNVSLAFLEPERVEVLSGVNLPMLLKMVTSRQNRLGVVELAHELKAAGRQNISLASEIMAPGKKTEKSQVG; encoded by the coding sequence ATGATCGGGATTGTGATCGTGACCCACGCGTCGCTCGGACAGGCGCTTAGGGAGGCCGTCGAATTCATCGCCGGCAAGCAGGAGCAGGTGGAAGTCGTCGGCCAGGGCGTGAGCGATCCGCCCCAGGTTTCATCGGAACAGCTGAAAGCGGCGATCAAGAAGGTGGATGCCGGCGAAGGTGTGCTGATCCTCACCGACATGTTCGGCGGTACGCCTTCAAACGTCAGCCTCGCGTTCCTGGAGCCTGAGCGGGTAGAGGTTCTTTCGGGAGTCAACCTTCCGATGCTGCTCAAGATGGTGACGAGCCGGCAGAACCGGCTCGGCGTTGTTGAGCTGGCGCACGAACTGAAGGCCGCGGGCCGCCAGAATATCTCCCTTGCCAGCGAGATCATGGCTCCCGGCAAGAAGACCGAAAAATCCCAGGTGGGATGA
- a CDS encoding HPr family phosphocarrier protein has product MPTLRLKIINRLGLHARASAVLVQTFQKFKSEVWLSKSGQTVNGRSILGVLTLAASQGEEIEVTAEGEDADDLLTAARTLVANRFGEEA; this is encoded by the coding sequence ATGCCGACGCTGCGACTCAAGATTATTAACCGCTTGGGACTCCACGCCCGGGCATCAGCCGTGCTCGTCCAGACTTTCCAGAAGTTCAAGTCCGAGGTCTGGCTCTCCAAGTCCGGCCAAACGGTGAACGGACGCTCGATTCTGGGTGTACTGACGCTCGCTGCCTCGCAGGGCGAGGAGATTGAGGTTACAGCCGAGGGCGAGGACGCTGACGATTTACTGACCGCTGCCCGGACGCTGGTAGCCAATCGCTTTGGCGAAGAGGCCTGA
- the ybgF gene encoding tol-pal system protein YbgF — translation MIFRCTNCLQTAVLALALAASACADKTVQQQQGDRLAAVEAQLISLQAQLDQMQSSMDDNRSAVLILEDKLDTARQYINTIKTNQELKIIRVTPEMMASASDLPPQPSAPRAPEKPKVPPLASARPAQPKPAEPAAPVQVATGRTSDYSKPLELYGAAFKLFEAGQYDEGMELFREFVRRWPKHDYADNSQYWIGECYYSRSQYEQAITEFEQVLKRYPTGNKAPDALLKVGFSLQNLGRDREARSTLQKLLNEYPFSDAAPKARQRLADLAQNRN, via the coding sequence GTGATTTTCCGTTGTACCAACTGTCTCCAGACTGCCGTGCTGGCGCTTGCGCTGGCTGCATCTGCTTGTGCCGATAAGACTGTTCAGCAACAGCAGGGAGACCGGCTGGCAGCTGTCGAGGCGCAGCTTATTTCACTCCAGGCGCAACTCGACCAGATGCAGAGTTCGATGGATGATAACCGGTCAGCCGTACTGATTCTGGAAGACAAGCTGGATACCGCCCGCCAGTACATCAACACGATCAAGACCAATCAGGAACTCAAGATCATTCGCGTTACCCCGGAAATGATGGCATCGGCCTCGGATCTCCCGCCGCAGCCGTCAGCCCCTAGGGCTCCGGAAAAACCCAAGGTGCCGCCGCTGGCATCCGCGAGACCCGCGCAGCCGAAGCCAGCAGAGCCAGCCGCACCCGTCCAGGTCGCTACCGGCCGGACCAGCGACTATTCGAAGCCGCTGGAACTGTACGGGGCTGCGTTCAAGTTGTTCGAGGCCGGTCAGTATGATGAGGGGATGGAGCTTTTCCGTGAATTTGTCCGGCGGTGGCCCAAGCACGACTATGCGGACAACTCCCAGTACTGGATTGGCGAGTGTTACTATTCGCGTTCGCAGTATGAACAGGCGATTACCGAGTTCGAACAGGTATTGAAGCGTTACCCCACAGGGAATAAGGCACCAGACGCCCTACTTAAGGTAGGGTTTTCATTGCAGAATTTAGGAAGGGATCGGGAAGCCAGATCCACGCTCCAGAAACTGCTCAACGAATATCCATTTTCTGACGCTGCCCCCAAGGCCCGTCAGCGACTGGCCGATTTGGCCCAAAACAGGAATTGA
- a CDS encoding LysM peptidoglycan-binding domain-containing protein produces the protein MMDRILGRILRHGWRWALILGAIGWMTATAAAWAADAAATPATRSVIEMQDQIATDDPAQNVRDRVATGSKVDPSVEQSAPGEPPQVYIVRQGDTLWDIASRFLNDPFRWPQLHENNPQIMNPHLIYPGEPITVYPRESLSMAGQAVVEAQSREDRSEFAEEEIEAEAVAITEEAAAAELAEEAIAEPEQLPDMEREAREQYFESFDQKDEIQVFDAEAVELLSKKRAVSQFDRTRFVYPRAGTEGVVEFVDKSFVSTAGVILGQEDEKKFDRLSVSDIVYINRGTDHGVAPGHRFWVVRDEQALKHPHTGKMLGNIFRAVGILQVKSVQPGLSTAVIKVSYEEISPGDEKFYGIDTKDYVIPYYQPPTDFPIRVSEKQIEAVLVGTQGKIMGIMPKMMIYLDKGENDGLTAGTLLSISRQNRTAADPELLGRVRLPDIPIGEAIVVRTTGSTATAYVTYLLQEAMIGDRVLTADNSILFKRPTSQVSADAETSRAVYEVNRERENPFLP, from the coding sequence ATGATGGACAGAATACTGGGACGAATATTGCGGCATGGGTGGCGATGGGCCCTCATTCTGGGCGCTATCGGCTGGATGACGGCGACTGCTGCTGCTTGGGCCGCCGATGCCGCTGCCACCCCCGCCACCCGGTCAGTCATAGAAATGCAGGACCAGATCGCGACCGATGACCCCGCCCAGAACGTGCGCGATCGCGTGGCGACGGGAAGCAAGGTCGATCCATCGGTGGAACAGTCTGCCCCCGGCGAACCGCCTCAGGTCTATATCGTCCGGCAGGGTGACACCCTGTGGGATATCGCTTCACGCTTCCTAAACGATCCGTTCCGTTGGCCGCAGCTCCATGAAAACAATCCGCAGATCATGAATCCACATCTGATCTACCCGGGCGAGCCGATTACCGTGTATCCGCGGGAATCGCTGAGCATGGCGGGCCAGGCTGTCGTCGAAGCCCAGTCGCGGGAAGATCGCAGCGAGTTCGCGGAGGAAGAAATCGAGGCGGAAGCGGTTGCAATCACAGAAGAGGCAGCCGCCGCTGAACTCGCGGAAGAAGCGATCGCTGAACCAGAACAGCTTCCGGACATGGAACGTGAAGCTCGGGAGCAGTATTTCGAGAGCTTTGATCAGAAGGACGAAATCCAGGTATTCGATGCCGAGGCCGTGGAACTGCTGTCGAAAAAGCGTGCCGTTTCCCAGTTCGACCGCACCCGGTTCGTCTATCCGCGCGCGGGCACCGAAGGCGTTGTTGAGTTTGTCGACAAATCGTTTGTGAGTACCGCCGGAGTGATTCTCGGCCAGGAAGACGAGAAGAAATTCGACCGGTTGTCGGTGTCCGATATCGTGTACATCAACCGCGGCACCGATCATGGCGTCGCACCCGGACACCGCTTCTGGGTGGTTCGCGACGAACAGGCTCTCAAGCACCCGCATACCGGCAAGATGCTCGGTAACATCTTCCGGGCGGTTGGCATTCTTCAGGTCAAGTCGGTGCAGCCCGGCCTGTCTACCGCAGTCATCAAGGTGTCATATGAGGAAATCTCTCCAGGCGACGAGAAGTTCTACGGCATAGATACCAAGGATTATGTCATCCCCTACTACCAGCCGCCTACCGATTTCCCCATCAGGGTATCGGAAAAGCAGATTGAGGCGGTTCTGGTCGGCACCCAGGGCAAGATCATGGGCATTATGCCGAAGATGATGATCTATCTGGACAAGGGCGAAAACGACGGCCTGACCGCCGGGACGCTGCTGTCGATCTCCCGGCAGAACCGCACGGCTGCCGACCCTGAACTGCTCGGCCGTGTCCGCCTGCCTGACATCCCGATCGGGGAGGCGATTGTTGTCCGTACGACCGGCAGTACCGCCACCGCCTACGTCACATATCTCCTGCAGGAGGCGATGATTGGCGACCGGGTGCTGACAGCCGACAACTCGATCCTG